The genomic DNA TTCCAGATAATCAAACAGCTTATCCTTATCAACCCAGTCGTAATATTTTCTCTTGGCAAGATTCAGCCATTTTTCCTCTGTTCTGAGCTTATCCGAAACTATGATATCCTCTATTCCCATTTCATTCAGCTGCCATACAAAGGCACTTCCTATAAATCCTGCTGCTCCAGTAACTATTATCATTTTTTATACCTCCCCGGCAAATATTTTAGCCAATCTTTCCATTGCTTCATTTATATCAGTATATTCAAGTATTGTTATTTTTTGGTTTCCTCTTATCATAGCCGACAGCTTTTTCTCAGAGCTCTGATCGTAAAGACATATTACCCTTTTTTCCATTGCATCGGCATAACCGATTTCATAGCCTACTCCTATAGAAAGTATCGATACTTCCGCGACCATTATGTCACTTTCTCTAAGCCAGTTTATATCCTGCTCATATATTTCCCTGTCTGTCTGATGATAAACGAATTTTTCCTCTTCAGGCTCTGATATATGCTCTGTAAGAACTTTACCATATTCCTTTAATTTTCCTATTATCATCTCGAATTCTTTTCTTTTTTCTCTTCCGCCTCTTACCGAGCCTGCAAAATATATTTTCATATTCTATTACACCTTTCTGTTTTCATTCATTTAGTTAAAAAGGAAGATTTGAAATTCTTCCTTTGGTCTGATACATCGATCCGCTTAGTTTGATCCAAAGTACTAATGCTTGTTTTTTTGTTCATAAAGCTCATTCCAGATGTAAAAAAGTTCTTTTGGTGCATAATTATCTCCAATATCCACACCTTTTCTATTTTCACCGTGAAAATCAGACCCGGCACTTCTTATAAGAGAAAATTTTTCTGCTATTTTTTCAAAGTATTTCATATCTTCCTTTGAAAATAGGGAATAGTATGTTTCTATTCCATCCAGTCCATGATCCTTCATATCCTTCACAAGCCGGACAAAGTCTTCTTCTTCCAGTCCTATAAGCTTAGGGTGGGCTAAAAACGCCAACCCTCCGCTTTTTTTTATTATCTCTATTCCGTCAAAAGGATTCAGATTTGATTTTGGAACATAGGCAAGTCCGTTTGATCCCAGATATTTGCTAAATGCTTCCTTTACATCTTTTACGTAACCTTTGGCTATCAGAGCTCTTGCCAGGTGTGTTCTGCTTATAATTACTCCTTCTGCCTCACGGAATGTATCCTCTTTCGTAATCTCTATTCCATGATTATTCAGTATTTTTATAGCTTTTTCATTTCTGTTGATTCTTGCCTGTTTCATTTCATTAGAAAAATCTATCAGGCTTTTATCTTTCTCATCTATAAAATAACCGAGTATATGTACTTCTTTTCCTTTATATTCTGTAGATATCTCTATTCCGTTTATGAATTTTATGTTATTTTCTATGCACTCTTTCGCAGCCTCGGCAAGTCCTTCCACAGTGTCATGATCTGTAAGCGACAATATTTTTATACCCTTTTCACCGGATCTTTTCACTAATTCAGAAACACTGAAAGTTCCGTCTGAATATAGAGAATGCATATGAAGATCTACCATTACTGCTACCTTCTTCCTTTATGATTCTGTCTTTCCAGTTCTCTTCTTTTCTTTCTTGAAACATGAAGCATTTCACTTTCCGCCTTCTCAAGTGCATCTTCCACTTCCTCGGCTTCTTCTATTTCTGCATGGGGAGCCTGAAGACTCTGTGCTCTTTCCTCAGCTTCCATCTCCTCTTCTGTTTTGAATCTCAGCTTCATCAGAAATGAACTTACTTCTCTTTTTATACCGTCTATCATTTCATTATAAAGATCGGTACTTATTATTTTATACTCATTAATCGGATTCTTTTGCCCGTATGATCTCAGATAAATTCCTTCACGTAATTCAGTAAGATTTTTCAGGTTCTCTCTCCATCTCTGATCCAATACCTCCAGCATTATGTATCTTTCCACATCTCTAAACTGATCAGAGCCGATTTCCCGCTCTTTGTTATTATATCTGTCAAGAAGATCCTGAATAATTTCAGCTTTCATTTTATTTTTTTCCATATCAAGATACAGCTCCGGAACATGGTAATTATAATTATCTCTCAAATTATCCACCAGATAATCAAAGTTCCAGTCCTCTCTTGAATCTCCCGAAAGAGCGTTATCAATTAAATCCTCTACTGTTTCTTTCATCATGGAAATAATCAGGTCTTTCAGATCTTCATTTCTCAAAACAAGATCTCTTTGCGCGTAGACTACTTCTCTCTGTTTATTATTAATATCATCATATTCCAGCAGATTTTTTCTTATTGAGAAGTTTCTGCTTTCTACTCTTTTTTGTGCTCCTTCTACTGCTTTTGTAATGAATTTATTTCTTATTTCCTCATGCTCTTCTACTTTCAGAGAAGCCATCATATTCTGCAGTCTGTCTCCGCCGAACAGTCTCATCAGATCATCCTCAAGAGACAGATAAAATTCTGATGCTCCCGGATCTCCCTGACGTCCTGCCCGTCCTCTAAGCTGGTTATCTATACGTCTGCTCTCGTGTCTCTCTGTTCCCAGTATGAATAATCCTCCTGCTGCTATGACTTTCTCCTTATTTTCCTCACATTCAATCTGATACTGATCTACCAGTTCCCTGAATTCAGGAGTTCCTCTTTCAGCAGTTTTTAGTGCAAGAGATTCAGGATCTCCGCCCAGTTTTATATCCGTTCCTCTTCCGGCCATGTTTGTCGCTATTGTTACTGCTTTATATCTTCCCGCCTGTGCTATTATCTCAGCTTCTCTTGTATGCTGCTTTGCATTCAGTACATCATGCGGAATCCTTGCTTTTTTCAGCAGCTTTGACAGATCCTCGGAGTTTTGTATTGAAGCCGTACCTACCAGTACCGGCTGTCCGTTCTCATAAAGTTCTTTTATTTTTTCTACTATTGCATTATATTTTGCTCTTTTTGTAATGTAAATAACATCAGAAAAATCTCTTCTTATAACAGGCTTATTTGTAGGTATTGCCACAACACCCAGCTTGTATATCTGCTTAAACTCATCTTCCTCTGTTTTTGCAGTACCCGTCATTCCCGACAATTTTTCATACATTCTGAAATAGTTCTGCAGTGTAATTGTAGCAAGAGTCTGATTTTCCCCGGCTACTTCCAGATTTTCCTTAGCTTCTATAGCCTGGTGAAGACCGTCGGAATATCTTCTTCCTTCCATTAGTCTTCCTGTAAACTCATCTACTATTATTACTTCGTCATCTTCATTTATTATGTAGTCTCTGTCCAGCTTAAACAGTTCTTTAGCCTTTAATGCCTGTGCCAGAAAGTGGGTAAGCTCTACATGCTCCGGTGAATAAAGGTTTTCTATATTCAGAATTTTCTCTACATTCTTTATACCTTTTTCAGTCATTGTTACATTGTGTCCTTTTTCATCCACTTCGTAATCTTCGTAGTCTTCCTCAGGTATCACAGTATTTTTCTTATCTTTTATTTTTTCTGTCTTCACACTTCTTTTCAGCTGCAGTACTACTTTCGCAAAAACATTATACCAGTGTGTAGTTTCTTCTGCTGCTCCCGAAATTATAAGAGGTGTTCTTGCCTCATCTATCAGAATCGAATCTATCTCATCGACTATTGCATAATGATGCAGTCTTTGTACTTTTTCTTTGATATTATGAACCATATTATCTCTCAGGTAATCAAAACCGAATTCATTATTCGTACCATAAGTAATATCAGATGCATAAGCTCTTTTTCTCTCTTCATTTGATATTCCGTTTATTATTACCCCTACTGACAGTCCGAGAAAATTATACAGAGGTCTCATTATCTCCATATCTCTTTGTGCCAGATAATCATTTACCGTAATTATATGTACACCTTTGCTTGAAAGTGCATTCAGATAAATAGCAAGTGTCGCCATCAGGGTTTTTCCTTCTCCGGTTTTCATCTCTGCTATTCTTCCGCTGTGCAGAATCATTCCTCCTATTAACTGCACATCATAATGACGCATTCGAAGTACTCTTTTTGCCCCTTCTCTTGCCACGGCAAAAGCTTCCGGCAATATATCGTCAAGATCTTCCCCGCCTTCAAATCTTATTTTGAACTCTTCTGTTTTTCCTTTCAGTTCAAAATCTGTAAGTTTTTCTATCTTTGGCTCAAGGGCATTTATCGCGTCTACCTTTTTCATTAATTTTCTTACTTCTCTCTCATCAGAAGTTCCGAATATTTTGTTTGCTACTGCGTTTAACATTTTTTCTCCTTTAAGTTTTATTTTTCAGTAATATTTATATGACAAAATAAAGGAGTTCCTATTCCAGACTTCTCTCCATCACTTCCTGAAGCTTTTTATTTTTTATTTCTTCATTTTTATTTATATATATTATTTTTTCAGTCTCTTTTTTTGAACTTATAAAATAATTTCTAAAGTCTTCGGGCTTTATGCTGGCTTCTGTATAATAACTGTCATGCAGATCCTTGAGCTCGTCTATACTAAGATTATCCTTTTTTATATCTTTTATCTTAAGTATAAGTCTTTTTAACTCTTCCTCATTCAGACCCGATATAAAGTCCAGTTTTTCCCTGTGTATAATTAAACCCTGACTTTTTTCAGCATAATTATTTGTATAACTTAAAAGAAATAATACTAATGATGCCAAAAACAAGGCTTTTTTACTTTTCATGTTTTACCTCTTTTTTCTTATTAATTATCGGTTTTTTTACAGGCATATTGTTAAATTAACTTGATTTCCGCCAATATCAAAACACTCATATCCATTCCGTTTATTCAAATATTAATATATAGACGGAACAGAGCAATCCTATTTTATCATTTATTAATAAATTTGTATAGTTAAATAGTGAAATTATTATGCTTTTCAAAGAAAAAAATATTTTTTTAATTATAAACAATATTTTGAGAAATATTCCGATAATTTATAACCTATATATTTTTTAATAAAATATTTTTATAAATTTATTTTTATTCTATTTTTATCATATTTAATCATAATTTTGTCAGATTGGATGCTTTGTTATATTTTTCTATCCTGCCAAAATAAATAATATTAATATAATAAAATAAAAGATATCAATTATTACAGTATATTTCATACTCTTTTTTGTTATAAAAAGAAATTTTACAATCAGCAGTAAAAGTGATATTACTGTCAGCAGAAATGCTATCTTTGTATTTATTCTCTCCATTCCGTAAACAGCTGTAAATATTAACAAAAAAAATATGTAAAAACCTGCTGTTGCAATACTCAGAAAATAATCGAATATTTTTACAAAGGCTTTCTCTCTATATTTTTTATACATAAAATATTTTATACCGTATATCAAAAAAATTATTCCTATTAATCCTGCCATGTTTATTTCATACTCCTTTATGAAAAATAAAATTTTATATACATTTTAGCACAAAAAATATAGAATATTCAAAGAAAATCTCAATAACAAAAGTTTTTTATGATATAATTCTGTTAAAATAAATCTAATTTCACAATGAAAAATTATAAATAAAGAGGTGTATAAAATGAAAGATATCATAATCTGCAAATATATGGAAAAATATACTGAAGCCCGTAGCAGCAGCAACGTAATAAAGATAATCCAGACATTAGCCGAAAACGGAGAAATTATTATCGAAAATAAATCTTATCCTATAGAATTCGGAAACCTTTATTTTATAAACTGCTCAAAAAAATACTCTGTAATACCAGCTCAAAAAGATGATTATCTCCAGAATACTGTTATGGTTTCCAGAGAATTTTTGGATAAACTCACAGAATTATTGGATTTTACCAAAGAGACAGAAGATATTTTTAAAAACGGATATTTTCTTCCTGTTAAACATCATAAAATCATTGATGACCACTTCAAAAAAATGTCTTCTGTATATAATTCAGAAAAGGCTTTTTCAAAAGCTCTCTTTACGGCTAAATTTTTGGAGCTGCTAAATTATGCTGTTTCTTCTCTTTAACAGTTAATAATATCTCAAAGTTTTCCTTGACCTTCCCCTTACGGAAAAGTGTATAATTATATCAAAGCCCGGGAAAATAATTTTAAGGAGGTTATAAAACATGCTGCCTATAGGTATTTTTTCAAAATTTTGTAATGTTACCACCAAAACTTTAAGATACTATGATGAAATAGGTCTTTTGAAACCTGTGTACATTAATAATGAAAACGGATACCGGTATTATAATACCGAACAGCTGGTAACAGTACTGGTAATAAAAAAGTTAAAACTATACGGTTTTTCTCTGGAGGAAATTTCAGAGATAATGAAAACACCTGATGACAATGATCTTTTTCTTTTTTATATGAAGAAAAAACAGGAGGATATGCAGAATAAAATAAAAGACTATACCCATATTCTTACTAGTTTAAATAAGGATATTATAAATTTAGAAAAAGGAGTAAATATTATGGCATATTTAGATGATATTCAAGTAAGCATCACAGAAACACAGCCTAAAAACATTCTTTTTCTCAGACAAAAAATGAATGTCAGCGATTACGGGGGGTATCTGGGCAGGCTCTATGAAATAATTATGAAAGATAAATACAAAACTATTGGTGCTCCCTTATCTATACATCACGATAAGGAGTTTGACCCGGAAAATTATGATATTGAGATAGCAGTGCCTGTAGAGGATAAAACTGAAAAAACCCGCGAGCTTTCAGGCGGTTTATGCGCAACAGTACTCTACAAAGGTCCGTATTCTAATCTTACTTCTGTTTATGCAAAATTGATTCAATGGATAGAAACTGAGGGATATAAAATTACAAATGCCCCATATGAAATTTATCTCACTAATCCCGGAACCACAGCGCCGGAAAATTATATGACAGAAATATATTTCCCTGTTGCCAAAAAATAAATCATCAGAATTTTGCAGTCAAAATCTGATAAAAAAATTTTATATGTTAAAAGGACAGTTTAAGCTGTCCTTTTTATCATAATTCTATTTTTAAAACTTACAAAGCCCATATAAAGTAAGGAATCATCTCCATTGCACTTTCTTCTGTCTTTGCAGTAAATACATTCTGAGATATCATCGAACTGTTATCAGTGGCAATTCCGCTGTTTACCGCTGCTTTGGCATATGGATGCAGTGCTACTTTTTTATCTTTTATCACACCTGCTATTTCAAATACCAGACCTGCTGCACAATGTCCTGCCAGTTTTTTGTTTAATTCATTAAATTTAGCTATTACCTCAAACATATCTTTATATTCTGCTTCTTCCTTATGCTTTGCAAATTCCTTGATCGCATCTCCGCATGCAAACACTGCACCGTCATATTCTGCTTCATGACCTTTCAGATCACCGATTACACCATCTAATTCCAAAGCCAGCCCTGAATTAGTTTTTACATTTTTTGTACTGTTTACTGCAAATGTTTTATACTCCACACCATTTTCAAAAAATGCTTCCAGATATGCGAATAATCCATAACCATTCACTGGATTTGGTACCAATACTGCTACTTTCTTTCCCATTACAAAACCTCCTGACTGTATTTTTTCTATATATAAATCTGCCTGTTTTTATGAGCTGTCATTTTATCTGCTGCAGTTTTATATTTTTTATCTATCTTACTCTTTACTATTAATATCAGCTGTTTAATAAAGCTTTACAACTTCGCTGAAATCAAGAAACTTTCTGTCTCCCGGTACTTCATCAGCAGCTCCGAAAGGCATTTGAGCTCTTAATCTCCATGTAGAAGGTACATTCCATTCCTTTTTTACCGAAGCATCTATCAGCGGGTTATAATGCTGCAATGATGCTGCAAGTCCTTCTGTATGTAACAGCATCCACACTGAGTGCTGCAGCATTCCGTTTGCCTGCTCTGCCCATACAGGAAAGTTATCTGCATATAATGAGAAATTATCCTGCATATTTTTTACTGTTGTATCTTCTTCAAAAAACAGTATTGTACCAAAACCTGCTGCAAAACCGTTTAATTTATCTTCAGTAGGCTTAAAATCCTGTCCTTCGGGTAATGTTTTCTTTACCTCGGCTTTAGCTATATCCCAAAGCTTTTTATTTTCATCTCCAGTTACTACAATCATTCTTGCACTCTGCATACCAAATGCAGAAGGTGTATAAAGTGCCACTTTTAAAATTTCTTCGATTTTTTCTTTTGTCATATTTTCAGGTTTTTTCAAATTTCTTATTGATCTACGTTCCTTAATTGCATCTGCAATACTTTTAGAATTCATTGACATTCTAAATCACTCCCTTAATTAAGTTTTATTTTAAAAGTTTCAAGTGTTTCATAATATTTCCAGAATATCTTTTATACTTGTATCTTTAAGAACCTGCTCCATAGCTTCCTGTGCTTTCAAAAGAAATATTTCCAGTACTCCCTGTATTTTTGCACCTACAGGACAGTCTGTATTGGGATGCTCATGAATACTGAACAGTTCTCCGGCAGAAACCACTTCTCCCGCCTTATACACATCATATAAAGATATCTCTTCCGGTGCCTTCAAAAGATGTGCACCGCCTGTACCGCTTTTCACGTCTATTAATCCTGCTTCTTTTAGTTTCCCCATAATTCTTCTTATGACCACAGGATTCGTATTTACGCTGCCGGCAATAAATTCAGAAGTAAATATTTTGTCTTTTCCGCATTCCAGCAATACCAATATATGAATTGCCACACTAAATCTACTGCTTATTTTCATTTTTACCACCTCTGATGTAACTATTATAGTTACATCTTCAAAAAAAGTCAAGTTATTTTTTTATATACAAATAAAATACAGCCTGCTTTAATTGATCAAAGCATTATTTTATTGAGCTTCACCAGCTTGATTATTATTTATTTTAATCTATATTTCTAATATCATAGTATATTTTTTTATTAATTAAGAAAAACCGGATCAAATGATCCGGTTTTCTCTATATTAATTTTGTGAATAATCAAGTGAAGCCAATCTCTTGTAGTAATTCCATCTGTCCTGAGCATTGCTCTTATTTTGTGCAAATAATACTTTTGCTCTTTCAGGGAATTCTCCTGCAAGAATTGTATATCTTCTTTCTCTTTTCAGATAATCTTCAAATTTATCCCAATCAGGATCCTTACAATCTATTTGTAACGGATTCTTACCTTGTTCGATTAATCTTGGATCAAATCTGAAAATTGGCCAGTATCCAGCTTCTGTAGCTAATTTTTCTTCAGTCTGAGATTTTCCCATACCTTCTTTGATTCCGTGTGCTATACATGGTGAGTATGCTATTACAATTGATGGTCCCGGATAAGCCTCAGCTTCTTTGAATGCTTTTAGTGCCTGATTTTGATTTGCACCCATAGAGATTTGAGCTACATAAATATTTCCATAAGTCATAGAAATAGCTGCCAGGTCTTTTTTCTTAGTTGGTTTACCAGATGCCGCAAATTTTTCTACAGATGCTGCAGGTGATGACTTAGATGCCTGTCCTCCAGTATTAGAATAAAGCTCTGTATCTAATACAAGAACATTTACATCTTCTCCTGATGCAAGTACATGGTCAAGACCTCCGTAACCTATATCATATGCCCATCCATCTCCTCCGAATATCCATTGTGATTTCTTAACGAGATATTGTTTTAGAGAAAGAATTTCTTTTGCTCCCTGTCCGCTTTCTTTTTCCAGTAACGGAAGCATTTTATTTCTTAATTCTTTTGTTTTATCTCCGTTTTGTTTGTTTTCTATCCATTCTTTGTATAATCCCTGTAATTCAGGAGATACTTCGTTCATAGTATTTGTCATTACTACTTCTATTCTGTTTCTAAGAGTTTCTACTCCTAAGAACATCCCGAATCCGTACTCAGCATTATCTTCAAATAATGAAGATGCCCAAGCTGGTCCTTCTCCGTCAGCATTTGTAGTATAAGGTGTTGCCGGTGCAGATCCTCCGTAAATAGAAGAACATCCTGTAGCATTTGCTACCATCATTCTGTCACCGAATAACTGTGTAACTAATTTTACATATGGTGTTTCCCCGCATCCTGCACATGCTCCAGAGAATTCAAATAACGGCTGTGCAAACTGAGAAGATTTTACATTATCTTTACCCATAATATGATCTTTGTAGCTTACTTTATTAAATAAGTAATCTGTATTTTCTTTTTCGCCTTTATCTATTTGTGATTCAATAGGCTCCATTTTAATAGCTTTTCCTTTTGGTGCAGGACATACGTTTACGCATGATCCGCATCCTGTACAGTCTAATGTAGAAACCTGTATTTTATACTGAAGACCTTCAAGTCCTTTACCCATAGCTTTTATAGTTGTTAATCCTTCCGGCGCAGCTGCAAGCTCTTCTTCATTAATTAAGAATGGTCTTATTACTGCATGAGGACAAACAAAAGCACACTGGTTACACTGTATACAGTTTTCAGGTACCCATTCAGGAACATTTACTGCTATTCCTCTTTTTTCATATGCAGTAGTTCCGTTTTCAAACGTTCCGTCTTCATATCCTAAGAATGCTGATACTGGTAATTCATCACCTTTTACTGCATTGATAGGTTCTGCTATTCTTTTTACGAATTCTGGTTTTCCGCTGTCTACTATATCTTTGTCTACAGGAAGGTTAGACCATGCAGGATCTACTGTTACTTCTACAAGTCCTTCAGTTCCTTTGTCTACAGCCGCCCAGTTCATTTTTACTATGTCCTGTCCTTTTGCACCGTATGTTTTTTCGATGTATTCTTTCATGTATGTTTTAGCTTCTTCATAAGGTATTACATTAGTCAGCTTGAAGAATGCAGACTGCATAATTGTATTCGTTCTAGTACCCAATCCTACTTCTTCCGCCATAGCTGTTGCGTTTATGATATAAAACTTTGCTTTTCTGTCAGCAAGTAATTTTTTTATTTCATTCGGCAGATGTTCCACTACTTTATCTGCATCCCAGATACTGTTTAGTAAGAAAGATCCTCCTTCTTTAAGTCCTGTAAGCATATCATATTTCCCTAAATATGCAGGAACAGAACATGCTACGAAGTTAGCCTTTGTAACTAAGTATGTAGATCTGATCGGATCTTTACTGAATCTAAGGTGAGATCTTGTTACTCCTCCTGATTTCTTAGAATCATATGCAAAATATCCTTGTGAATACAGAGGTGTTTTATCCCCTATGATTTTAATTGAGTTTTTGTTTGCTCCTACTGTTCCGTCTGATCCCAGTCCGAAGAATAAACACTCAGTTACATCTGCATTTCCTGTGAAAACAGGTTCAGCAAGCGGTAATGATGTGAATGTAACATCATCTATTATTCCTATAGTGAACTGATCTTTTGGTTCAGGCTGCTTTAAGTTATTATATACTGCTACTATCTGTTCAGGAGTAGTATCTTTTGAAGATAAACCGTATCTTCCCCCTACTATGATCGGAGCATTTTCTTTTCCGTAGTAAATAGATTTTACATCAAGATATAAAGGTTCTCCTGTAGCTCCAGGTTCTTTAGTTCTGTCTAATACTCCCAGTCTTTTTACACTCTTAGGCATTGCATCAAAGAAGTATTTTGCCGAGAATGGTCTGTATAGGTGAACACTTAGTAATCCTACTTTTTCACCTTTTGATATTAAAAGATCTACTGTTTCTTTTATAGCTTCTGTTACTGATCCCATTGCTACTATTACATATTCTGCATTCGGGTCTCCGTAATATACAAACGGTGCATATTCTCTTCCAGTTACCTTCGAGATTTCCTTTAAATAATGATTCATGATATCAGGTACTGCATCATAAAATTTATTTTGTACTTCTCTTGTCTGGAAATATATATCATCATTTTCAGCAGTTCCTCTTGTTACCGGATGCTCAGGATTTAATGCATGCTCTCTGAATCTTGTTACTGCTTCCATATCGATTAAGTCTTCATATACTTTATAATCCATTACTTCTACTTTTTGTATTTCATGTGAAGTTCTGAATCCGTCAAAAAAGTGTAAAACTGGAACTCTTGATTTTATTGCAGCTAAATGTGCAACACCAGCTAAGTCCATTACCTGCTGAACTGAACCAGTTGCCAGCATTGACCATCCGGCCTGTCTTGCAGAGTAAATATCAGAGTGGTCTCCAAAGATTGATAAAGCCTGAGCTGACAGTGCTCTAGCACTTACATGCATTACTCCAGGTAATAATTCTCCGGCTATTTTATACATATTAGGTATTTTTAAAAGTAAACCTTGTGACGCCGTATAAGTAGTCGTTAACGCTCCTGATTGCAGTGATCCATGTACAGTTCCTGCTGCTCCTCCTTCTGATTGCATTTCCGCCATTTTTACCGGTACGCCGAACAGATTTTTCTTTCCGTATGCTGCCCATTCATCTGTGTATTCAGCCATTGGTGAAGATGGTGTGATTGGATAAATTCCGGCAACTTCTGTAAATGCATATGATGCATATGCGGCTGCCTGGTTTCCATCCATAGTTTTCATTACTTTAGCCATTTCTTTTCCTCCCTAGATTTATATATAAAAATTATTATTACGTTCATAAAAATCATACTACTAATTTTGTCGTTTAGTCAAGCAGATTTTTTGCTCAAAGCCTTTGTTTCGAATACTTTGAAGTGTATATATTTTGAAGTTCAAAGCATTTATTTTCTAAAAGCTAGATATTTAGAGCCACCTAAAAAATCAACCTTGTTAATTTCTTAACTTTTTTCTGACTTTTACGATTATACTTTTTTTTTATAAATAAACCTAAATGTATTTATTTGATTTATGCTTTAAAATTTAGTATAAATCCGTC from Sebaldella termitidis ATCC 33386 includes the following:
- the nifJ gene encoding pyruvate:ferredoxin (flavodoxin) oxidoreductase; translation: MAKVMKTMDGNQAAAYASYAFTEVAGIYPITPSSPMAEYTDEWAAYGKKNLFGVPVKMAEMQSEGGAAGTVHGSLQSGALTTTYTASQGLLLKIPNMYKIAGELLPGVMHVSARALSAQALSIFGDHSDIYSARQAGWSMLATGSVQQVMDLAGVAHLAAIKSRVPVLHFFDGFRTSHEIQKVEVMDYKVYEDLIDMEAVTRFREHALNPEHPVTRGTAENDDIYFQTREVQNKFYDAVPDIMNHYLKEISKVTGREYAPFVYYGDPNAEYVIVAMGSVTEAIKETVDLLISKGEKVGLLSVHLYRPFSAKYFFDAMPKSVKRLGVLDRTKEPGATGEPLYLDVKSIYYGKENAPIIVGGRYGLSSKDTTPEQIVAVYNNLKQPEPKDQFTIGIIDDVTFTSLPLAEPVFTGNADVTECLFFGLGSDGTVGANKNSIKIIGDKTPLYSQGYFAYDSKKSGGVTRSHLRFSKDPIRSTYLVTKANFVACSVPAYLGKYDMLTGLKEGGSFLLNSIWDADKVVEHLPNEIKKLLADRKAKFYIINATAMAEEVGLGTRTNTIMQSAFFKLTNVIPYEEAKTYMKEYIEKTYGAKGQDIVKMNWAAVDKGTEGLVEVTVDPAWSNLPVDKDIVDSGKPEFVKRIAEPINAVKGDELPVSAFLGYEDGTFENGTTAYEKRGIAVNVPEWVPENCIQCNQCAFVCPHAVIRPFLINEEELAAAPEGLTTIKAMGKGLEGLQYKIQVSTLDCTGCGSCVNVCPAPKGKAIKMEPIESQIDKGEKENTDYLFNKVSYKDHIMGKDNVKSSQFAQPLFEFSGACAGCGETPYVKLVTQLFGDRMMVANATGCSSIYGGSAPATPYTTNADGEGPAWASSLFEDNAEYGFGMFLGVETLRNRIEVVMTNTMNEVSPELQGLYKEWIENKQNGDKTKELRNKMLPLLEKESGQGAKEILSLKQYLVKKSQWIFGGDGWAYDIGYGGLDHVLASGEDVNVLVLDTELYSNTGGQASKSSPAASVEKFAASGKPTKKKDLAAISMTYGNIYVAQISMGANQNQALKAFKEAEAYPGPSIVIAYSPCIAHGIKEGMGKSQTEEKLATEAGYWPIFRFDPRLIEQGKNPLQIDCKDPDWDKFEDYLKRERRYTILAGEFPERAKVLFAQNKSNAQDRWNYYKRLASLDYSQN